The Stigmatella ashevillena genomic sequence AGTCGAGGTTCTGTTTCGGCTCGACATTGGCCTCCGCGAGGAGGATGGCGTCACCCGCCCTCCACTGGAGAAAGGACCGCAGGTTCCTGAGCAGTTGGAACTGCTCTGAATGGACGGCGCGAGCCCCATCCCGCTGAATGACAAAGGGAACCGCGTCCATCCTGAAACCAGACACCCCCAGCTCCAGCCAGAAACCCACGATGCGCTGGATCTCCGTCTGGACATCGGGATTGGCGATGTTCAGGTCAGGCTGAAACTCGTAGAAGCGGTGGAAGTAGTACGCCTTGGCCTTGGAGTGATGAGTCCAGGTGCTCTTCTGCACACCGGGAAAGACCATGCCCTGGTGCGCGTCCCTCGGCTTCGTCTTCGACCAGAGGTACCAGTCACGGTACTTCGAGCCCTCGTCCTTCACCGCGGCCTTGAACCACGGGTGCTGATCCGAGGTGTGGTTCACCACCAGATCCATCAGGATCCGGATGCCGTGCTTCTTCGCCTCGTGGGTGAAGTCCACGAAGTCCCCAAGCGAGCCCAAGCTGGGGTGGACACCGTAATAGTCGGTGATGTCATAGCCATTGTCCCGCATAGGAGAGGGATTGAAGGGCAACAGCCAGATGGCATCGACGCCCATGCCCGCCAGATAGCCCAGACGGCGGGTGAGGCCCTCGAAGTCCCCCACCCCATCTCCGTTGGAGTCCATGAACGTCTTGACGTCCAGGCAGTAGACGATGGCGTTCTTGTACCAGAGGTCGTCGATCATCCCCGGTGCATATCAAGTCCCAAAGGCCTGGGTCAGCTTGGCGATCGCCGCGGGGAGCGCCCGGATCTTCAGCCGCCGACCGTTCTCGTCGAAGACCTCGGAGAGGACCCGGGCATTCTCATAGACCTCGCCGATGCGCCCCTGACGGGCGTAAGGAATCACCAGCTCCGCCTCGGTCATGGAGCGCTCGAAGAAATCCAGCACGCTCTGCCGGAGCGCGGCGACATCGTCCGGCGCGTGCGCCGAGAGGACGATCGCCTCGGGATGACGCTGAAGCAGGGCCTCCCGTGCTTCGGGAGAGAGCCGATCCGCCTTGTTGAACAACAGCTTGCTCGGGACGCTCTGCGCCCCGATGTCATGGAGCACACCGCGGGTGACCTCGAGTTGGGACTCCCAGGTAGGATCGGAGGCATCCACCACGTAAAGCAGCAGAGAGGCCTCCAGCGCCTCATCCAGCGTCGAACGGAAGGAGGCCACGAGATCGTGCGGCAGCTTCTGGATGAAGCCCACGGTGTCCGAGACCAACACCCGGGGCCGAGTCTCCGGTTGCAGCGCCCGCACCGTGGTGTCCAGGGTGGCGAAGAGCTGATCGGCGACCAGCACCTCGCTGCCGGTCAGGGCGCGCATGAGCGAGGACTTTCCCGCGTTGGTGTACCCAACCAGCGCCACCCGGAGTTGGTCCCTCCGGGCATAGCGCCGCTGCTCCTGGTCCTGCTGAATGGACGCGAGCCCCTCGCGCAGCTCGGCGAGCCGGTCGCGGATCTTGCGGCGATCGAGCTCTACCGCTGAATCACCGGAACCCCGGCCCTGTTGACGCTCGCGGGGGCCGGTCGACTCGCGCATGCGAGGGGCCAGGTAGTTAAGCCGGGCGATCTCGACCTGCATGCGCGCCTCGCGGCTGCGCGCATGGCGGTGGAAGATGTCCACGATGACGCCGGTGCGGTCGAGCACCTGGGCGCCCGTGGCCCGCTCGAGGTTGCTCAACTGGCTGGGCGAGAGTTCATGGTCGACCACCACGACCCGGGGCCTTGCCACGGCTTGCGCATCATCGTCCTCTTCGTCCAGCACCGCTGCGGGAGGTTCCTCCTCCTCTTCCTCGGTCTCCCAGCGCTCGCGGGCTTTCGACTTGCGCACCTGCGCTCCAGAAGCCACGGTGCCAGAGCCGCCGGTGAGCTGGGCCAGTTCCTTGAGCTTTCCGGTCCCCAGGACCGTCCCCGCCGCCACGCCTTCGCGGCGCTGGGTCACGGTCGCGACGACCTCGTAACCGAGGGTATGCACCAACCGGCCGAGCTCCGCGAGGTCGGCGGCGTGTTCCGTATCAGAGACGTTGGGGAGCTGGACGCCCACCAGCACAGCAAGGGGACGTGCGGAGGAGGATTGCGACATGCCCCCCTCGTAACACATCCCCTAGCGGCCCTGTGTCTCTCGACACGCCTTCGGGCGTCTGGAACATTCAGGATCATGCACCACCCCCCTGTGGAGAAGATTGCCATCCTCGGAGGAGGCATGGCCTCGCTCTCAGCCGCCTTCGCGCTCACCAGCTCCCCCGCGCTTCGCGAACGCTATGAAATCACCGTCTATCAGGACGGGTGGCTGCTCGGCGGCAAGGGCGCGAGCGTGCGCAACCGGGAGGCGCATGGCCGCATCGAGGAGCATGGCCTTCACGTCTGGCTCGGGTATTACGAGAATGCCTTCACGTTGCTGTGCCGCTGCTACGAGGAGCTCGGCCGTCCTCCCGGCGCCGCGATGCGAACGCTGCGGGACGCCTTCATCAAGCATGGCGCCATCGCCGTCGGAGAGCAGACGGCGCGCGGGTGGGAACACTGGAGCGTCTCCTTCCCCGAGACGGACGAATGGCCGGGTGAAGGGCGTCCGCTGCCCAGTGTCACGGAGTCCATCCGCGCCGCCGCGCTGCACGTGCTCCGGTATGCCCTCATCTGGTGGAAACAGCGACGGGGTGTCCAGCCCGAGTTCGACGGCGTGGCCCAGCAACTCCGCGGCCTGCTCAAGCGCATGCTCTCACCGCGAGGCGCCCGGCCCGACGGCATCCCGGCACGAGAACTCGCCGACGGCCTCTCGTCGCTGCTCGATCGGCTCCGGTCCCTGGCCCGAGGGGACTTCGAGGCCGACACCCACTTGCGCCGGATGTGGATCGTCCTCGAGTTCGGCGCGATCACCGTGATCGGCATCCTGCGCGACGGCCTCCAGGGGCCCAGCGCCAACTTCGAGGCGCTGGACGAGTTGGAGTACTGCGATTGGCTCCGCAAGCACGGGGCCTCCGAGCGGATGGTCTCGAGCGGGCTGATCCGCGCCTTCTATCACCTCGCCTTCTGCGACGGCGCCGGTGCTGGCGCGGGACTCGCCATCCTCGGAATGCTGCGCATGTTCACGTGCTACCGCGGTGCCATCTTCTACAAGATGCGCGCGGGCATGGGCGAGACCGTCTTCGCGCCCCTGTACGAAGTGCTTCGGCGGCGCGGCGTCCGCTTCGAGTTCTTCCACCGGGTGCAACGGCTCGAACTCTCCGCCGATCAGGCGCGCATCGAGCGCGTCGTCATCGGACGGCAAGCGACACCCCATTCGGGCGAGTACCACCCCCTCATCGAGGTGGGCGGGCTGCCATGCTGGCCCGAACAGCCCCTCTACCACCAGCTTGTCGAGGGCGAGGCGCTCGCCCGCCACGGCGCGACGCTCGCTTCCTTTTGGAGCAACGGGCCTCCCGTCGAGCAACGCACGCTGCACCTGGGCACGGACTTCCATCATGTCCTGCTGGGAATCTCCGTGGGGGCGCTCCCCTTCATCGCCTCCGAGCTCATCGCGGCGAGCCCTCGTTGGCAGCGCATGGCCAAGAACCTCCAGACGGTCCGCACGGTGTCGCTCCAGCTCTGGGTGAACGCGCCCATCGGACCGCTCGCCACGAGCGTGGACGCCCCCGTCACGACCGCCTACCAGGTGCCGCTCGAGACCTGGGCGGACATGTCGCACCTCATCCCGATCGAGGGTTGGAAGAAGTCCAGCGGCGTCCAAGGCATCCTCTATGCCTGCGGCCAGCTCGGCCACGGCAACGATCCCGTCGCACAGAGCGATCCTCGCGCTTACGACCGCGCCGCTCTGGAGGAGACCGCTCGCAGCTTCCTGCAAGAGCACCTCACGCACATCTGGCCGGGCGGCGCGGACGCTCGCGGGGACCTGCGGTGGGAGAGGCTCTTTGATCCAGAAGGGCGTACCGGGCCCGAGCGCCTTCGCGCCCAATACCTGCGTGTCAACGCGGACCCTTCGGATCGCTACGTGCTGTCAGTGCCAGGCTCACAGAAGCACCGCATCGCGCCCGATGAGTCAGGGTTCGAGAACCTCGTGCTCGCAGGTGACTGGACCCGGACCGGCTATGATCTCGGCTGCATCGAGGCGGCGACGATGTCCGGTTTGATGGCGGCGCGAGCGCTGGGTGCCCCGGTCTCCATCGTCGGCGAGGTTCCACGACAGCGCCCCGAGCCCAGAATCACGCTGCCTCGCTACATCGACCGCCCCGGTGAGATGTCACTGCGCTCGCCTTACGTGATGGAAGACGTCTGGATGACCGCGCTCGTCTTGCAGGCCCGGCAGGCCTCCCTCGGTGCGCTGCTCGACAAGTACTTGAACGCCCCTGCGAGAGGACGCGTCCGGTACGTGCCAGCGGCTCCCTTCGTCGTGCTCGCCACTGCTTTTTCGGGGCGCTCCTTCTCGGGCGACCCCGAGCACCGGCGCCTCGGCTACATGCCCGAGACGGATGTTGCCTTCTGGGTACCGGCCTGGGCCATGCGCTCCGGCAAGGGAGCGCTGATACCCGAGCGGCTGGTCTGGTTCCTGCCGCACGTCTTCGTCTCGACCGGCGCCGCCGCGGCTGCCGGGCGGGAGATCTACGGCTTTCCCAAGAGTGTGGTGGACATCCAGATGAGCCGCTCGGGACGTGCGTTGGATCACCTCTCGCTGGAGGGCGAAGTCCTCGCACAAAACACACCCGAGACTTGTGGCACGAAGGCCCGCATCCTCGAGGTGACACGGCGCGAGGGGGGGACGGACTCGCCGCGCTCCTTTGCCGAGCTGATCGGCGGTATCACCCGGCCGCTCGATGCCTCCGGCGCGTGGGCGTCATCGATCGCAAACAGGTTCGCCGTGAACGAGATGACCCTCGCGTTCTTGAAGCAGTTCCGTGACGTCCAGCACACCGAGCGCGCCTGCTATCAAGCCATCATCGAGGCAAAGGCCACCGTGCGGACCCTGCGGGGCCAGGGTCCCATTCCTGGCACCTTCCATGTGCGCTGGGGCGATGACGCAAGCCACCCCTTCACAACCGATATGGGCCTCCAACCCGGGGGGCAGCAGGCCCTCGCGGCCATCTGGGCCGATTTTGACTTCGTCATGGAGTCTGGACGCGAGATCTTCCGTGCCAGCTGATCCAACGAGCGCTACGGAGAGCAGGTAGCCCACGTTGAAAGGGCCGCGCGGATGGGTTCGCGCAGCGGTTCGACCTTGGCGCTGTTGAAGGTGTTGCCTGCGGCGGTCGCATTGCTGGCGCCTTGGATGAAGATGCCCCAAACGTAGTTCTGGTTCGCCACCAGTCCACCGGTGCACTTCGGCACCTCGGCCGAGCCCGCCACGGACAGATACTCGAGGCACCCACCACTGCACAGGGTATAGCCCCCTGCCTTGTAGTGGGTGATGAGGCGGCTCTTGTACTGGCCAATGTCATTGGCACTCAGGTTGAAACTCGCCGCTTCTTGATCCACCAGCGCCATCAGCTTGCTGCGGATGCCCGTGAAATCACCTGCCAGCTCCGGCATGCGCTGGTAAAGCGCGGTGCGGCTGGAGGCCGTCAGCAAGCTGCCATCGGCGATGCCCTCGTACATCACCGCGGCGTCCTCCAGCGTGAGCGCGTTCGCCACGGGGCCACCACAGCCGGGGTAATGGTTGAGGCGCGTGGAGTCCATGCCCACGGTGAGGGCCGTCTGGTTGATGGCGGTGAACCCAAACGCATTGATGACCGCCTTGGTGCGCTGGTTATCGGAGAACTCCAGCATGTGGTAGATGGCGTTCGCCAGCGTCTCCGTGCCCGTGATGGTGTTGGAGGGACAGCTGCTGTTCGCCGTCGGGGCGTAGAGATTGACGAGCTGATTCAAGGTGGCTCGGCCCGCGTCCACCTCGCGCATGGCATGCAGGGCGATGAGGGCCTTGATGCTGCTGGCGGGCTCGAAGACGAAGTCCTCCTGAAGGGAAGCCTGCACGGAGCCTCCCACCTGCTTCAGGTAGTGGCCCGTGACGCCGTCCGTCCCATCCCGCATCAGCTCGCCAATGCGCGTGGTGGCCGCGTTCGAGTTGTTGACCAGGATGGCAGCGAATTTGCGCACGCCACCCGAGGTGTACGTCTTCACATCCAGCAGCCGCGCCCCATTCTGGTTCAGGCGATCGCTGAGCTGCGAGGCCGTCACGCCGTAGTACCACCACCAGGCGACGCCCGGGTTCTGCTCCATGATAACGTTGAACGTGGAGCCGCTGGAATCCGCAGGCTGGATGCTCGTCAGGAACGCCTGGTTCTGCGTCAGGTAGGTCGAGAGCTGGCTGCCGGTGATGCCGTAGTACCACCACCATCCCTTCGCATCGGCTCCCGTATTGGGAACCATGACGGCCACGTAGCGGGTGCCAGCGCTGGTCGCATAGCTGCGCAAGTCCACCAACCGGGCGTTATTCTGCGTCAGGTAGGTCGAAAGCTGCGCCGGGGTGACGGAGTGGTACCACCACCATCCCTTCGCATCGGCCCCCGTGTTGGAGATCATCACCGCGGCGAAATACGTCTGACCGCTCACCTCATAGGCATCCACACTGATGAGGCGTGCCTGGTTTGTGCTGAGCGCCGAAGCCAGTTGGCTGCTCGTTACTCCGACGTACCACCACCAACCCTTGGCATGACTGCCCGTGTTCTTGACGGTGGCCACGGTGAAGCGCAAGGGAGAGGTCTGCTCCACTTGCAGGCTGACAATGCGCGCCCCGTTATCGTTCACCAAGGCCGAGACCTGCTCGATCGTCTGACCATAGGCCCACCACCAGGCCGCGGGGGTGGTGTTCAGCGCCTCACCGAGGGCGGCATCCTTCCGTTGGGACCACCCGTTCTCCGCCAGGGGCTCCGTCCTCTCGGAGCTCTCGAGGGGGCCACCACAGGCGGTGGAGAAAAGGACGCTGAAGCAGGTGAAGGCGGCAAGCCGCCGCGAACGCATCGATGACATGGGAATCTCCGGCCAGAGACCCGCCTGGGATGTTCGGCGGGCTGCTCTCTTAACGACACGCCTGTCGAATCTTCCCGGTGTGCGCGTTTTTCCGGTCTCACCGTGCTCAATGGGCTGCCAACAACACCAACAGCTCGATGGGAAGCGAGTTGATTCCGATGCCGATGGACGCGTGGAGGGGGCTGGCCACCGAGGAGCCCACGCCCGTGCGAAGATGTCCGAACGGACCCAGGCACCATTTCATGCCCACCTCCCCTCCCACATTGAAGGTGTGCTTTTGGAACGCACCGCCCAGCAGCAAGGTGGCGTACGGCACGAGAGAGGACGTCATGAAGTGCTGGTAGCCCATGACGGCATTGAACTCGTCGCCCCCTTGCGCGTTCCACGCAAAGTGGAGGCCCAGCATCAACCGGCGTGAGGCGAGCGCCATGGGCTGAAAAGCGTATGTCAGAGAATAGGAGGTCCGTCCCGAGGAAGCCGGGCGCCACTCGAAGAAGAACTCGCGGTCCGGCTTGTCGATGGCAGGCGCCTCATACCGGAGCCGCGCCGCCTGTTCGCTGTCACCCGCCGCGCCACGGGCCTGGTAGAGGTCCGCCAGCGCCCAAGTGGCCTCTTCGCTCTCTTGCTGGTAGGCGGTGCTCAGCGGCGCCTCGGCTCCGGAGAGCTCGCCGCGCGCCATCATGAGCTTCCCCGCGGAGATGCAATCGTCGGTGTAGCCC encodes the following:
- the hflX gene encoding GTPase HflX — encoded protein: MSQSSSARPLAVLVGVQLPNVSDTEHAADLAELGRLVHTLGYEVVATVTQRREGVAAGTVLGTGKLKELAQLTGGSGTVASGAQVRKSKARERWETEEEEEEPPAAVLDEEDDDAQAVARPRVVVVDHELSPSQLSNLERATGAQVLDRTGVIVDIFHRHARSREARMQVEIARLNYLAPRMRESTGPRERQQGRGSGDSAVELDRRKIRDRLAELREGLASIQQDQEQRRYARRDQLRVALVGYTNAGKSSLMRALTGSEVLVADQLFATLDTTVRALQPETRPRVLVSDTVGFIQKLPHDLVASFRSTLDEALEASLLLYVVDASDPTWESQLEVTRGVLHDIGAQSVPSKLLFNKADRLSPEAREALLQRHPEAIVLSAHAPDDVAALRQSVLDFFERSMTEAELVIPYARQGRIGEVYENARVLSEVFDENGRRLKIRALPAAIAKLTQAFGT
- a CDS encoding NAD(P)-binding protein; translation: MHHPPVEKIAILGGGMASLSAAFALTSSPALRERYEITVYQDGWLLGGKGASVRNREAHGRIEEHGLHVWLGYYENAFTLLCRCYEELGRPPGAAMRTLRDAFIKHGAIAVGEQTARGWEHWSVSFPETDEWPGEGRPLPSVTESIRAAALHVLRYALIWWKQRRGVQPEFDGVAQQLRGLLKRMLSPRGARPDGIPARELADGLSSLLDRLRSLARGDFEADTHLRRMWIVLEFGAITVIGILRDGLQGPSANFEALDELEYCDWLRKHGASERMVSSGLIRAFYHLAFCDGAGAGAGLAILGMLRMFTCYRGAIFYKMRAGMGETVFAPLYEVLRRRGVRFEFFHRVQRLELSADQARIERVVIGRQATPHSGEYHPLIEVGGLPCWPEQPLYHQLVEGEALARHGATLASFWSNGPPVEQRTLHLGTDFHHVLLGISVGALPFIASELIAASPRWQRMAKNLQTVRTVSLQLWVNAPIGPLATSVDAPVTTAYQVPLETWADMSHLIPIEGWKKSSGVQGILYACGQLGHGNDPVAQSDPRAYDRAALEETARSFLQEHLTHIWPGGADARGDLRWERLFDPEGRTGPERLRAQYLRVNADPSDRYVLSVPGSQKHRIAPDESGFENLVLAGDWTRTGYDLGCIEAATMSGLMAARALGAPVSIVGEVPRQRPEPRITLPRYIDRPGEMSLRSPYVMEDVWMTALVLQARQASLGALLDKYLNAPARGRVRYVPAAPFVVLATAFSGRSFSGDPEHRRLGYMPETDVAFWVPAWAMRSGKGALIPERLVWFLPHVFVSTGAAAAAGREIYGFPKSVVDIQMSRSGRALDHLSLEGEVLAQNTPETCGTKARILEVTRREGGTDSPRSFAELIGGITRPLDASGAWASSIANRFAVNEMTLAFLKQFRDVQHTERACYQAIIEAKATVRTLRGQGPIPGTFHVRWGDDASHPFTTDMGLQPGGQQALAAIWADFDFVMESGREIFRAS
- a CDS encoding serine hydrolase — encoded protein: MSSMRSRRLAAFTCFSVLFSTACGGPLESSERTEPLAENGWSQRKDAALGEALNTTPAAWWWAYGQTIEQVSALVNDNGARIVSLQVEQTSPLRFTVATVKNTGSHAKGWWWYVGVTSSQLASALSTNQARLISVDAYEVSGQTYFAAVMISNTGADAKGWWWYHSVTPAQLSTYLTQNNARLVDLRSYATSAGTRYVAVMVPNTGADAKGWWWYYGITGSQLSTYLTQNQAFLTSIQPADSSGSTFNVIMEQNPGVAWWWYYGVTASQLSDRLNQNGARLLDVKTYTSGGVRKFAAILVNNSNAATTRIGELMRDGTDGVTGHYLKQVGGSVQASLQEDFVFEPASSIKALIALHAMREVDAGRATLNQLVNLYAPTANSSCPSNTITGTETLANAIYHMLEFSDNQRTKAVINAFGFTAINQTALTVGMDSTRLNHYPGCGGPVANALTLEDAAVMYEGIADGSLLTASSRTALYQRMPELAGDFTGIRSKLMALVDQEAASFNLSANDIGQYKSRLITHYKAGGYTLCSGGCLEYLSVAGSAEVPKCTGGLVANQNYVWGIFIQGASNATAAGNTFNSAKVEPLREPIRAALSTWATCSP